The following DNA comes from Nicotiana sylvestris chromosome 10, ASM39365v2, whole genome shotgun sequence.
TGGAACTATGCCGTTTTGGACCAGGTCTTGGCAGACTACTTGTTGGACTGGGTATGGCCGAAATGGGCTCAAATTTTGGGCCAATGTAGCTCAATTTTAATTAACATACACTAGCTCAATCTCTTTTCCCTCTAATAAAATTATAGTCTTATTTAGTCCTAAAGAAAATGTGCAAGtagaaagaaaatctttttggtataTATAAATTAAAGATGCAGActaatatatacatatttttggTACTTCTTAATTAAGGAATTCACATATAAATGTACAAATAAATTCAAAGAAAATTAACAAAAACAGCTAAAACCATCCAAAAGTTAGTTTTTTGGTGGGAGAATTAAAAGCATGCAAAAATCAGGTATTCACATACTCTAGGGAAGAAGTTACAAATTCTAGCTTCTTCCAAcaagcagaagcagaaaattaattttttcaagacaaaaatatccttatcataaatttatattttcaaactATCCCTCATTAATATACCCTtcccattttcttttatttatttctactgcccctttcttttattttttatttccactgttatttatttttcttctccTATTCCTCTTTGAAATAGTCTCTACAACTGTGATAAAtagatctcttctttgatataactATATTTTATATTGATTAAAACCTTTAATATATATTTCTACTTCatgttttatattttatattaaaagaaaattaaaaattaattaaattcctTTATAATAACTATTTAAatttatttctttctttaatAATACTAATCGTACCAGACCTTGTTATTGTTTATTTTCATAATTTGacactcaaaaatactttttggaaGATTTACTAAACATAATTTGCTTATTAAATATTGCAAAAAGTGCTTATCGAATGAATTATCAAACACAAACTGCtactctccaaaagtactttttaaaaaatacttttgaaaaaaaatatttttaaaataagtaatttttgatAGCTTGGCCAAATATGCTCTAAGTTTAATATCTTTTGCTCCTACGAGATAAAACTGCTACACCACTAACTTATTTTATAAATATTACTAGATCATATTAAATAAAACATAAATACTATTTATCAATCTACCAAATTCATAATTACCTCTAATGTTTGATTCCTTTCAATTACACCCAATTTTATGTTGATTAATTAATTACTTAATTAgacaaacatgtcaaactctaTAGTTATACTCAATTACATTCAAATTCAATTACAATACGTGACTTTCCAAACGAGCCCTATGCGAAATGTTCAAATCGAAAATCTTCCCAAAAAGTCAGGGGGACCTGCCTTTACTTTATCGTAGCAAGAATCTGTGAAGTATCTCTATCTTCATAGACACGATCACACTACACCATCATCATCTTAATGAGTCTCTCCTCACTTTTTATGGACAAAATTAAAGAAGTAGGAGGAATACTCACATATGCCAATTGGACTAGTAATTACAACGAACATTTCTTGTACTAGTTTAATACTAACCTATCATATCAACTGGTATTATACTGTCTCTCCATCTACATTATCGATATGTGGGAAAGATACTTTACGTGTTTCTTTCTGGAGTAGAGGTAGGTTTATAATCAATTACCTATGCATAGTCTTGTTAATCATTACATTAAGAAAGTTTAAACATTCACTACAATTCATGATGACTGATATCATGTGATTCAATGATCAACAGAATATAGTAGTAAGCATGGCCCACTAACAAAAGCTGGCTTTTATAATACTATGTCTTAATTGTACATTTTATTTCCTCCACCAAGGTGATTGTTTGGAAATTTTTTCACATTCGctctttattttttctcttttgacAACTCTTTTGGCATTAATCACCATTCTTTTAATACAAGAATTAATCTTTATAGTCGTCCATTCAAccatttaaactaaaaataatcgatgaatatataatatatgtataatctatatatatCGACTAAGAAAGCAAATAGTAAATCTGGCCGATGATTTTTTTAATGATCCTTTAGTATAAACATTCAGGAAAGAGTTCTACTCTTTAATAATATCCAAGTTTCATTGCTGTAAAAAGGAAATACAATATAAAGTCTAACTATCACGAACTGGTAGTTAGAATATAATATGCTAAAAACTGATATATAAAAGCAGCTAAATTTTCATATATAGACATATATAGGAAGTCTTAATTTCCATTTGTAAGTCCTTGAATAGACATAAGCCTCTGCAAAAAAATGTTGAAGTCTTCATCCCTACTCAGCATACTTATCCTAACACATTTTGGATCACTCCCAAATTTTTTTCCACTCCTTGTTTGAATATTGTGTCCTTTAAGAATTTTCTCTAGGTCATCTTCACTTCCTTTGCACATTAGCCATGCAAAAGCTGTTTCAAAAAAAAGACAATAATCCAATATAAGTCTCAAATTGAAAATGGCCATTTTAATGCCTGCAATccaaaatattttatatttattttttacatGAATTTATGTTATGTACAATAATCGTGATAATCTTTTATATTATAAGTTAAGTTGGCCAACAATAACATGTAACCTTCCAAATCAAGTATGATATGGTAATTTCGAAAATAGGGTAATAAACATGCTAAATTGATAAAATTACAGTAAAAGGGCAGCCTGGTTCACTAAGCTCCCGTTATACGCGGGATCCGGGGAagagccggaccacaagggtctatcgtacgcaGCGTTACCCTGTATTTTTGCAAGAGATTGTTTCCACAACTCGAACCTGTGACCTCCTGGTCATACGACAACAATTTTACCAGCTACACCAAGGCTCCTCTCTTcagataatattttttttttggtgctattaatatatataacttaaatatttttgaCATTACCAGGGTGTGATTCATAGAAGTCTCTTGTGAAGTGGCAATACTGAAGTGGATATTTCTGGAGAGTGAAAAGGTCACTGCCCTTAACAACTTCTCTTAATTTTTGCCATCTTTTGGTCATGTGAGATTGACTATATTCAAAGAAGTTTTCCAACGTGGAATCCAAACAGCTATCAGAAATCACTCCAAGAATCTTTGCAGCTCTCAATTGAGCTTCCTTTGATACCCCTATTGTGCTAATCTCCATGAACTTTGTCATCTTCCTTGCCACCTCTTTGTCCCTAACAAGAGCCCAACTGCAAATCAAATAAAATGAGAACATGTTAGTGATACATTGAAATTTGTAGAATTTAAAATTTTATATCCAACTCCGATCCAAGTGTTTTAGAGCCGGTGACTGATCCAAAGTACTCCCTTCATTCACTTTCACTTGGTACGTTTTGACTTTTCACGCCCCTTAAGAAATCATAAATAAAGTGCATAATTTACTATCATACCCATATTAATCAcatacccatattaattgatgtataattttattggatttgagaaaatgattcgaaataaacaataaataatgtGGGTATATATAAcaggaaaaaaaaaattgtcttctcttaatatgcgtaaagtgacaagtaaaaatgaaaatctatttttagtatacataccaagtaaaagtgaacgaagGGAGTAGCTGATAAACATTGATAATTGTTGAAAAGCACTCTTCTATGCTTGAAAACTGATTATTACAATTAAGCAGTTGTGAGTTTGAAAAGGATCGGAAGTGCTGAAACTGATAGTAGTTGACGTGTTACCAAAAAATAGTTGATAAATACTTTTTCTtattaaaaaataacaaaaacatcCTTAAAGTTATTTACATCTGATATATAAATTAGAAATATCTTTATAAGAACACCGACTATTTCGAAAATTTTCATATGATATTAGGAATAAAATAGTAGTAATAAAAATTTTGCTCGAAGTAAAAGTACTTTAAATACTCATGGGTTTTTAGCTGATTTTGGCATATAAGCACTTTTAGTACTTTACCAAACGTGTATTGATTTTGTAGTTCTCTTTAATTTTGTTATCACCTCAATTGCAATTTTAAAAAACATACCCAATTCTGGATCCAGCATGGCCAGTGCATTTGGAAACTGTAAAGAGCATAACATCATATTTGGCAGGAGAGGTAATAGCAGTGTACTGTGGCCAGTAATAAGCTAAATCATGGATTAATATCCCTTGAGCTCCATTAACTACAGGCTCTCTAATAACCCCATCTGGGTTATTTGGAGATGTTATGAACTCAATATATGGTCcatctttctcaaaatttctTGCATCTCCTGCCCATTTGTACAGCCCTGAACGCACAAAATCAGTCACTTCTGGATATGACTGCAAGCCAATACCAACAAGAAAATTATTAGTAATCAAGAAAACCTCACTTTTAAAAAGATTAATCACATGTGTTAAAGATTTATTATGATAACGAATGGAGTATGTATCATGTAtcgacaagaggggttgctctgatggtaaacaACCCCCACTCTCAactaagaggttgtgagttcgagtcaccccaagagcaaggtggggagttcttggagagaaggatgtcgagggtctatttggaaacagcctctctaccccagggtaggagtaaggtctgcgtacacactaccctccccagaccccactagtgggattatactgggtggttgttgttgttatgtatCATGTTATAATCGATCTTACTTATACCTAAAACCATGTGATTAGTTATTAAAAAACAAGTACTAATATAGTAAACATGTTTGCAAATCTTTGCATGACCATGTTCCTATGTTTGTTAGAGCTACATTATAAGCAATCAACATGGTCTCAGCGACAGACATGGTTTGTTAGGGGTACATAAGTGAAGCATTATTATTAAATTTCTTGTTTCGTTGActtttaatttgttaattaaaGATTCTACATTAGACATGTAAAAATAATATCCAAAGTCAAAATGGATCATTAGCCTTGATGAGAACCCAGATCAATATATGGCTGAAAATTTTGGGATATCAAGAGGCAAAACATTGATAAATAACCGTGGCGAAGCCAAGAATATCACTAAAGGATATTCAAGActtaatataaatatataaaaggtaATATATGTGATCTATATACACAGTATACTTTTTTATAAGTACACTGATGAAGGGTTCAACTGATCACTTTTCACTATATGTGGCTACGCTACAGAATGATATAAGTAAACTACATGATGAAGATGATTGTCCAATTAGCTGAACAGAAGATTGACATGACAAACCGATGTTCTTGGTACGTAATCCCATTTATTTCTTTTTACGATAACATCCAGCCAATAATAAAAAGAGATATAAAAAATAGGGGTATACAtatgtcgggttggttcggattttacaattaccaaacgaaaccaattgtgtcggattattaaatctaaagaccaaaccaaatcaataaaaCTCGAGTTTTTTACTCTTGGTATTTCTCGGATTTTCTCGGGTTATTCGGATTTTTTTCAGGTAAAATCtttgtagaacaaaacatataaattatgctcaaaatatttctttagtcctagtaagatacaactatataaagtattttccaagaaaataatacaaaatatgagatgtgtcatggcattatcctaaaatattcaacaataaaagacaataaaattatgtaatataaatattgctaattaaaagccataataaaaataaacatagtctaagagtactaagtcatgctaaaataagtagactaataattGAGTATTAAATACacgactaaacgctaaagaaaaaataaaaataggttatgcatttttatctaaattattgcaaaacaaaaagtagatattcaatacatttccgttcgtagtattgaattaaatgtcttttgttagcattagtattgattagattttggtttgggcttttgttagcactatttaatttactaatgttaatggctataaagcTTATTGGaatattcaaaagttctaagtccaaccttgaaataatacctcaaaaaataaaattatgaaatcttttaagaaatatttataaattacatcacaataagtatatttatatactaaatatatccatatatataatgtcaaattggtttggtttcggattgactttctttagtttaaacccaaccaaaccaattatggtcggatttttttttcaacaccaaaccaaatcaaaccaactcatagtcggattttttttctcggtttgactcggattatcgggttggtgcggtttgtcggtttcctttgtacaacCCTAAGAAAAAGTGTGCAGTGAGGGTACTTGTAAATCACTAAATAGCCGTACCGAATAGAAAGGAGCAGCTGAAACAACACTGATTGGTTCAGGTTCATGTGTAGGAGAAAGAGCATAGAGTGCAGCCTGAATAAGCTGGCTTGATCCTGTCCCAACGATGATACAATGATCATCCACAACTGCATTTCCAACCACATTGTGCAGCCTCTTTATCTCTTCTTCTAGTTTTGGCTCAAGGAACCAACACAAGTTCTTGGCATTAGCAAAATAACTCAATGACTGGTAACCGCTGAATGTAATGTCACACCTGTTGCCCATCTTTCGCCAGTATGATTCATACATTACTGGATCACCACTATACACAAGAAATAAAATTCCAAATTAGTATTCCAACAAACAAGGTGAGAATTTGAGGATTTCAGTATTTCTGGATACACATCTGTAAAGAAAATGAAATTTGGGCACAACTCAATCCCAAAAGCTAGTTTATGAGGTGAGTATTATCACATAAGACGATATAAGGTAACAACGGTTCATTTCCTCTACTAGGATATTATTATAACGGATTACTTGCACCTCAAATTATGGTCTTTTCTGAGGCCACTCTTTAAATTCTTTTCCTCGTTAGTCCAGAGGGCTAAATTTCTCCTTAAGAAGTAGTTGGatatctttctttctttctttctttttcagactaATTTAGCACACTCGGCTAACGGGAGactaaatttaaaaatagcctGAAACAAGGCCATTTGTGCAAATGCGTGACACCCCATATTTAAGCTGAATATTTGGAGCGTGAACAACATAAAATAAGGAGAATGGGGTGGGACATTCAAACAATAATGAATTGGGGAAAGAAGACTTACTGATCAAGATTGATAAGAGTATCCCAGTTGATGAGAGTGACATTTTCTCTTGTTTCAGGAATTGCACAAGGGACTGGAGAACTCTTTATAAGACAAGCCTCTGTGCCACacatcttcttttcttttcttttttctaaaaCCTTTGATCAATCAAAAAATAAGCTATTGGTATTTAGGATATGTTTATAATTGGAGAAGACAGATTTTTGTAGTACTCCATGTCTTGCATGCTGCACTATATATAGGAGAGGAGGCAAAGGCTAATGCAAAAAAGTCTCTTAATTAATAGATAGAATTTTAAATGGATTCTCTTAATAATTGCAGTTGTCTTTTCTAATCTCCACAAAAAGCCTTTTAATTAATAGGCAGAATCTTAAATGGATTCTTTTAATAAATGTAATTATGTCTTTTCTAATCTTGATTTTCCCATTTTAGCTGTTTCGGGAGAATACTTTGAATGGTAAAAAACAATTGAAAGCAGATAAGATAGAGTCTTGCAATTTTGTCCGTATAGTAAGGAGATTAAATCTCTTGATCTAAACAAAGGAAATTGTATTTTTGACACATATGGGAACTTTTTTGTGTTGATCCAGATTGATTTAAGGGAAATTTTTTGTGTTTATCCAGATTGATCAAAGATACTACTAAGTCAACAACTAACTTGTATTTTTTATAATAGAAGCAAAACATAAAGGGGAAAAAATTGAAGAGACAACggtaaattagaaaaatgaaaaacaaaataatATGGTcagttctttttattttttttgtctcTTAAAGTGTTTTCATTGAATTAGAAGAAGTGCATGTGATGTAAGTTTGACTGTTGGTATCAAAGAGAACCCAACTCTATAAAATATGATGAAACTTAAGTGAGTTCTCTCTTTAGGAATCTTTTTTGGTATCTGTTTGGATGTTGGGTCGTTATGTTGCTGCCTCTTGGTCGGCGCTTTAATTGTGTATGTTGGAAAACTCACTATAAATTTAGATCACAAAATGGTcctccatttttttttttaattagccTGGTGTTCGAGTAACTTACACGAACCTCAATTATTTTA
Coding sequences within:
- the LOC104224700 gene encoding L-tryptophan--pyruvate aminotransferase 1-like yields the protein MCGTEACLIKSSPVPCAIPETRENVTLINWDTLINLDHGDPVMYESYWRKMGNRCDITFSGYQSLSYFANAKNLCWFLEPKLEEEIKRLHNVVGNAVVDDHCIIVGTGSSQLIQAALYALSPTHEPEPISVVSAAPFYSSYPEVTDFVRSGLYKWAGDARNFEKDGPYIEFITSPNNPDGVIREPVVNGAQGILIHDLAYYWPQYTAITSPAKYDVMLFTVSKCTGHAGSRIGWALVRDKEVARKMTKFMEISTIGVSKEAQLRAAKILGVISDSCLDSTLENFFEYSQSHMTKRWQKLREVVKGSDLFTLQKYPLQYCHFTRDFYESHPAFAWLMCKGSEDDLEKILKGHNIQTRSGKKFGSDPKCVRISMLSRDEDFNIFLQRLMSIQGLTNGN